In Vitis vinifera cultivar Pinot Noir 40024 chromosome 11, ASM3070453v1, a genomic segment contains:
- the LOC100248825 gene encoding receptor-like protein 9a isoform X1, translating to MEVSSNLYLAVYGTFLSLLLGYGSLGCMEEEKVGLLQLKASINHPNGTALSSWGAEVGDCCRWRYVTCDNKTSRVIRLSLSSIRDSELGEWSLNASLLLPFQQLQILDMAENGLTGIQGLLRLKRLRVLNVEGNILTTIPILSALPSLKVLDLSDNHINSSQLEGLKYLSRLEVLNLKWNSLMGGIPPIISTLSHLKSLTLRYNNLNGSLSMEGLCKLNLEALDLSRNGFEGSLPACLNNLTSLRLLDLSENDFSGTIPSSLFSNLKSLEYISLSDNHFEGSIHFGSLFNHSRLVVFDLASNNKYLKVETENPIWSFPLFQLKILRLSNCTLNWPSWVLPSFLPSQYDLRMVDLSHNNITGDIPTWLLDNNTKLEYLSFGSNSLTGVLDLPSNSKHSHMLLLDFSSNCIHGELPPFIGSIFPGLEVLNLSRNALQGNIPSSMGDMEQLVSLDLSNNNLSGQLPEHMMMGCISLLVLKLSNNSLHGTLPTKSNLTDLFFLSLDNNNFSGEISRGFLNSSSLQALDISSNSLWGQIPNWIGDFSVLSTLSLSRNHLDGVVPTSLCKLNELRFLDLSHNKIGPTLPPCANLKKMKFLHLENNELSGPIPHVLSEATSLVTLNLRDNKLSGPIPHWISLLSKLRVLLLKGNELEDSIPLQLCQLKSVSILDLSHNHLSGTIPSCLDNITFGRKAPLMDGTFFTSAFGGTHVFPDPSSYKNQFAKVQFIHISFGISAESEEIEFITKSWSESYMGNILYLMSGLDLSGNKLTGPIPPEIGNLSGIHSLNLSYNQLIGTIPETFSNLQEIESLDLSHNRLTSQIPPQMVELNFLTVFTVAHNNLSGKTPERKFQFATFEQSSYEGNPLLCGLPLERCSTPTSAPPALKPPVSNNRENSSWEAIFLWSFGGSYGVTFLGIIAFLYLNSYYRELLFYFIGKHVPFL from the exons ATGGAAGTCTCTTCCAATTTGTATCTTGCAGTTTATGGGACTTTTTTAAGTTTGCTACTTGGTTATGGAAGTTTAGGGTGCATGGAGGAAGAAAAAGTTGGTCTTTTGCAACTTAAAGCTTCCATCAATCACCCAAATGGCACAGCCCTTTCTTCTTGGGGAGCAGAGGTTGGTGATTGTTGCAGATGGAGATATGTCACATGTGATAACAAAACAAGCCGAGTTATCCGACTTTCTCTCAGTTCAATCAGAGACTCTGAGTTGGGAGAGTGGTCCTTGAATGCCTCCCTACTTCTTCCCTTCCAGCAACTTCAAATTTTAGATATGGCTGAAAACGGTTTGACAG GCATTCAAGGCTTACTAAGATTGAAAAGATTACGAGTTCTAAATGTTGAAGGGAATATTTTGACAACAATTCCAATTTTAAGTGCCCTACCTTCACTCAAGGTTCTGGATCTTAGCGACAATCATATAAATTCTTCCCAGTTGGAAG GACTAAAATATTTGAGCAGGCTAGAGGTGTTGAATCTAAAGTGGAATAGTTTAATGGGTGGTATTCCACCAATTATTAGCACTTTGAGCCATCTTAAATCCTTAACTCTTCGctacaataatttaaatggTTCTTTGTCCATGGAAG GCCTGTGCAAACTCAACCTTGAAGCGTTGGATCTTAGTCGTAATGGATTTGAGGGTAGTCTTCCTGCGTGTCTCAACAATCTGACATCCCTACGTTTGCTTGACCTATCCGAAAATGATTTCAGTGGAACTATTCCTTCATCTCTCTTCTCCAATCTGAAGTCGCTCGAGTACATTTCTCTTTCTGATAATCATTTCGAGGGTTCAATCCATTTTGGTTCACTGTTTAACCACTCCAGGCTCGTGGTTTTCGACCTTGCAAGCAATAACAAGTATTTGAAGGTTGAGACTGAAAATCCAATATGGTCATTTCCTCTATTTCAATTGAAAATCCTCCGATTATCCAACTGCACCCTCAATTGGCCAAGCTGGGTGTTACCCAGCTTTCTTCCGAGTCAATACGATTTGAGAATGGTCGACCTTAGCCACAACAATATAACAGGAGATATCCCGACCTGGTTATTAGACAATAATACGAAACTAGAATACCTAAGCTTTGGAAGTAACAGCTTGACGGGTGTTCTAGATTTGCCCTCAAATTCAAAACATTCCCACATGCTTTTGCTTGATTTCTCCTCGAATTGCATTCACGGAGAGCTTCCACCTTTCATCGGCTCAATTTTTCCAGGGTTGGAGGTCTTAAACTTGTCTAGAAATGCATTACAAGGTAATATTCCTTCCTCAATGGGAGACATGGAACAGTTGGTATCTTTAGACTTGTCAAATAACAATCTCTCGGGACAACTACCTGAGCACATGATGATGGGTTGCATCTCATTATTGGTTTTAAAGCTATCCAACAACAGTTTACATGGCACTCTTCCTACAAAATCGAACTTGACAGAtttattctttttgtctttggaTAACAATAACTTCTCAGGAGAGATTTCTCGTGGATTTTTGAATAGTTCTTCACTACAAGCATTGGATATCAGCTCTAACTCGTTGTGGGGTCAAATTCCAAATTGGATTGGAGACTTCTCAGTCTTGAGCACACTTAGCTTGTCTAGAAATCATTTGGATGGTGTTGTGCCAACAAGCCTTTGCAAACTCAATGAACTACGCTTTTTAGACCTTTCTCACAACAAAATTGGCCCGACCCTTCCGCCTTGTGccaatctaaaaaaaatgaagtttttacATTTGGAAAACAATGAACTATCAGGACCTATACCCCATGTTCTGTCTGAAGCTACCTCTCTTGTGACATTGAATTTGAGGGATAACAAACTATCAGGCCCAATTCCCCATTGGATTAGTTTGCTTTCAAAATTGAGGGTTCTTCTCTTGAAAGGAAATGAACTTGAAGACTCAATTCCTCTTCAATTGTGTCAGCTCAAATCAGTCAGCATACTGGATCTTTCTCATAATCATCTTTCCGGAACTATACCTTCTTGCCTAGATAATATCACTTTTGGAAGGAAAGCTCCATTAATGGATGGCACATTTTTTACCAGTGCATTTGGTGGGACTCATGTTTTCCCAGATCCATCTtcatataaaaatcaatttgctAAGGTCCAGTTTATTCACATCAGTTTTGGCATTTCGGCTGAAAGTGAAGAAATAGAGTTCATAACGAAGAGTTGGTCTGAATCTTATATGGGAAACATCTTGTACCTCATGTCTGGATTGGATCTTTCAGGGAACAAATTGACAGGTCCAATTCCTCCGGAAATTGGAAATCTAAGTGGGATTCATAGTCTAAACTTATCATACAACCAGTTGATAGGAACAATTCCAGAGACATTTTCCAACCTACAGGAAATAGAAAGCTTGGACCTATCCCACAATAGATTGACAAGTCAAATTCCACCACAGATGGTAGAGTTAAACTTCTTGACGGTCTTCACAGTCGCTCACAACAATTTATCAGGTAAGACTCCAGAGAGGAAGTTTCAATTTGCAACATTTGAACAAAGCAGTTATGAGGGCAACCCTCTTCTATGTGGGCTGCCATTAGAGCGATGTAGCACTCCGACCAGTGCCCCACCTGCACTCAAACCACCAGTTTCAAACAACAGAGAAAATAGCTCTTGGGAAGCCATATTCTTATGGAGTTTTGGAGGATCATATGGAGTGACATTCTTAGGCATCATTGCTTTCCTCTACTTGAACTCCTATTACCGAGAGCTGCTCTTTTATTTCATTGGAAAACATGTCCCTTTTCTTTAG
- the LOC100248825 gene encoding receptor-like protein 13 isoform X2 — protein MEVSSNLYLAVYGTFLSLLLGYGSLGCMEEEKVGLLQLKASINHPNGTALSSWGAEVGDCCRWRYVTCDNKTSRVIRLSLSSIRDSELGEWSLNASLLLPFQQLQILDMAENGLTGLCKLNLEALDLSRNGFEGSLPACLNNLTSLRLLDLSENDFSGTIPSSLFSNLKSLEYISLSDNHFEGSIHFGSLFNHSRLVVFDLASNNKYLKVETENPIWSFPLFQLKILRLSNCTLNWPSWVLPSFLPSQYDLRMVDLSHNNITGDIPTWLLDNNTKLEYLSFGSNSLTGVLDLPSNSKHSHMLLLDFSSNCIHGELPPFIGSIFPGLEVLNLSRNALQGNIPSSMGDMEQLVSLDLSNNNLSGQLPEHMMMGCISLLVLKLSNNSLHGTLPTKSNLTDLFFLSLDNNNFSGEISRGFLNSSSLQALDISSNSLWGQIPNWIGDFSVLSTLSLSRNHLDGVVPTSLCKLNELRFLDLSHNKIGPTLPPCANLKKMKFLHLENNELSGPIPHVLSEATSLVTLNLRDNKLSGPIPHWISLLSKLRVLLLKGNELEDSIPLQLCQLKSVSILDLSHNHLSGTIPSCLDNITFGRKAPLMDGTFFTSAFGGTHVFPDPSSYKNQFAKVQFIHISFGISAESEEIEFITKSWSESYMGNILYLMSGLDLSGNKLTGPIPPEIGNLSGIHSLNLSYNQLIGTIPETFSNLQEIESLDLSHNRLTSQIPPQMVELNFLTVFTVAHNNLSGKTPERKFQFATFEQSSYEGNPLLCGLPLERCSTPTSAPPALKPPVSNNRENSSWEAIFLWSFGGSYGVTFLGIIAFLYLNSYYRELLFYFIGKHVPFL, from the exons ATGGAAGTCTCTTCCAATTTGTATCTTGCAGTTTATGGGACTTTTTTAAGTTTGCTACTTGGTTATGGAAGTTTAGGGTGCATGGAGGAAGAAAAAGTTGGTCTTTTGCAACTTAAAGCTTCCATCAATCACCCAAATGGCACAGCCCTTTCTTCTTGGGGAGCAGAGGTTGGTGATTGTTGCAGATGGAGATATGTCACATGTGATAACAAAACAAGCCGAGTTATCCGACTTTCTCTCAGTTCAATCAGAGACTCTGAGTTGGGAGAGTGGTCCTTGAATGCCTCCCTACTTCTTCCCTTCCAGCAACTTCAAATTTTAGATATGGCTGAAAACGGTTTGACAG GCCTGTGCAAACTCAACCTTGAAGCGTTGGATCTTAGTCGTAATGGATTTGAGGGTAGTCTTCCTGCGTGTCTCAACAATCTGACATCCCTACGTTTGCTTGACCTATCCGAAAATGATTTCAGTGGAACTATTCCTTCATCTCTCTTCTCCAATCTGAAGTCGCTCGAGTACATTTCTCTTTCTGATAATCATTTCGAGGGTTCAATCCATTTTGGTTCACTGTTTAACCACTCCAGGCTCGTGGTTTTCGACCTTGCAAGCAATAACAAGTATTTGAAGGTTGAGACTGAAAATCCAATATGGTCATTTCCTCTATTTCAATTGAAAATCCTCCGATTATCCAACTGCACCCTCAATTGGCCAAGCTGGGTGTTACCCAGCTTTCTTCCGAGTCAATACGATTTGAGAATGGTCGACCTTAGCCACAACAATATAACAGGAGATATCCCGACCTGGTTATTAGACAATAATACGAAACTAGAATACCTAAGCTTTGGAAGTAACAGCTTGACGGGTGTTCTAGATTTGCCCTCAAATTCAAAACATTCCCACATGCTTTTGCTTGATTTCTCCTCGAATTGCATTCACGGAGAGCTTCCACCTTTCATCGGCTCAATTTTTCCAGGGTTGGAGGTCTTAAACTTGTCTAGAAATGCATTACAAGGTAATATTCCTTCCTCAATGGGAGACATGGAACAGTTGGTATCTTTAGACTTGTCAAATAACAATCTCTCGGGACAACTACCTGAGCACATGATGATGGGTTGCATCTCATTATTGGTTTTAAAGCTATCCAACAACAGTTTACATGGCACTCTTCCTACAAAATCGAACTTGACAGAtttattctttttgtctttggaTAACAATAACTTCTCAGGAGAGATTTCTCGTGGATTTTTGAATAGTTCTTCACTACAAGCATTGGATATCAGCTCTAACTCGTTGTGGGGTCAAATTCCAAATTGGATTGGAGACTTCTCAGTCTTGAGCACACTTAGCTTGTCTAGAAATCATTTGGATGGTGTTGTGCCAACAAGCCTTTGCAAACTCAATGAACTACGCTTTTTAGACCTTTCTCACAACAAAATTGGCCCGACCCTTCCGCCTTGTGccaatctaaaaaaaatgaagtttttacATTTGGAAAACAATGAACTATCAGGACCTATACCCCATGTTCTGTCTGAAGCTACCTCTCTTGTGACATTGAATTTGAGGGATAACAAACTATCAGGCCCAATTCCCCATTGGATTAGTTTGCTTTCAAAATTGAGGGTTCTTCTCTTGAAAGGAAATGAACTTGAAGACTCAATTCCTCTTCAATTGTGTCAGCTCAAATCAGTCAGCATACTGGATCTTTCTCATAATCATCTTTCCGGAACTATACCTTCTTGCCTAGATAATATCACTTTTGGAAGGAAAGCTCCATTAATGGATGGCACATTTTTTACCAGTGCATTTGGTGGGACTCATGTTTTCCCAGATCCATCTtcatataaaaatcaatttgctAAGGTCCAGTTTATTCACATCAGTTTTGGCATTTCGGCTGAAAGTGAAGAAATAGAGTTCATAACGAAGAGTTGGTCTGAATCTTATATGGGAAACATCTTGTACCTCATGTCTGGATTGGATCTTTCAGGGAACAAATTGACAGGTCCAATTCCTCCGGAAATTGGAAATCTAAGTGGGATTCATAGTCTAAACTTATCATACAACCAGTTGATAGGAACAATTCCAGAGACATTTTCCAACCTACAGGAAATAGAAAGCTTGGACCTATCCCACAATAGATTGACAAGTCAAATTCCACCACAGATGGTAGAGTTAAACTTCTTGACGGTCTTCACAGTCGCTCACAACAATTTATCAGGTAAGACTCCAGAGAGGAAGTTTCAATTTGCAACATTTGAACAAAGCAGTTATGAGGGCAACCCTCTTCTATGTGGGCTGCCATTAGAGCGATGTAGCACTCCGACCAGTGCCCCACCTGCACTCAAACCACCAGTTTCAAACAACAGAGAAAATAGCTCTTGGGAAGCCATATTCTTATGGAGTTTTGGAGGATCATATGGAGTGACATTCTTAGGCATCATTGCTTTCCTCTACTTGAACTCCTATTACCGAGAGCTGCTCTTTTATTTCATTGGAAAACATGTCCCTTTTCTTTAG